The region GAACCCCGGAGCCAAGGTCACAAAAGGGGACGAGCTGGGGATATTCCAGTTCGGGGGCTCGAGCATCATTGTTGCTTTCCAGAGGGACAGGATCCAGTTTGACGAGGATTTGATCAGGCCGAGTAAGCATGCTGTTGCGGTGGATGTCGAAGTCGGCATGAGCCTTGGCCGTGCTGTAAAATCGTAATTATTTGCCACATCTATGAGATCACATCTGCCGTATTGCCCTTCTACGTGGAGATCGCAGCAGTTCACATTCGCCCGTTGGAAGGCTGGTTCTATACCGGAATTGAGATCCATGCTTAACGATTGCCCCGGTCTAGCCCGTGTTCCTGCGTCACTGGACTATTTTATAAGCCGATCGATCTATGTTTTCCTCCCCGGATGGTGACATCACGGCCTGGCCTTCATGGATCGGAACAGGCCTGTATATAGGGTTCGCCCGGACCATGGAACCATCGACGCCTCGGGTGGCGGCTCTGGCCGACTGAGTTTTATAAAAAGGGCAATGTAGACCAAACCGACGCAAAATGGATATAGAACTATATGATACCCATTATACCCTATAATAAAGAATGAGCGGCCGCATTACCAGATCATCATTCCCCAGCTCAACAGAGCTCCGCGATGCATACAATCTTGAGCTCCAGTCCGCAGACAAGCGCTCCGTGCGGTTCGGGGAGCTGATCctcgagaagggcgagatcacaactataattatattcaGTGCGTTCTACTTCCTTGTTGAATCTTCGCTGGAGGCAAGGCCTAACAGACGGCCATCTAGTCCGTCACTTTTTTTGTCTTTACGACCAGGAATATGTTCGCACAGTCTCGAGCCATCTAACTAAATCGGTCCTCGAAACAATACCCAACACCCCCGGGCCCATTCAATTGATCATAATCGGATGCGGTGGCCCGTCCTTAATCGTCCCATATATCGGCGAAACGTCCTCCTCGTTCCCGGTCTACAGTGACCCCGACGGAAAGTTATACGAGAAGCTGCACATGCGGCGGACTTTGGATAATATTATGCAGCAGCCTTCGTACTCGCAGGCCGGGTTTTGGAGGTCGGTGGGCGTGGCTATGAAGCAGATGCTTTGGAGAGGCATGGGGGCGTTTCGGGGAGGCCGGATGGATCAGAACGGGGGAGAGTTCATATTCAGGGGAGGGAAGTGCGAATATGCGCATAGGATGGAGAACGTGGGTGATCATTTGACGGCAGAAGAACTGTTGAAGATATTAGAGACGTGTGATGGGATGAAGGAAGTGCAATGACGATGTATATATGCTGGCCTGTAGAGATACAGTGCCATTTCACGAATTATTATTTCACGTTAGTGCAAAAGCTTTAACCATGTAGTCCTACTAGGAGTAGCAAGTTCCAGCTTTGTAGTTGCTGGGTATCAGGACCGGGGAGGTTGCCTATGTGATAGATCTGGCGAGAGGATGACACCGACGGAGGGTTATTCAACATAGCCCCCTGTTCCTGTGGCTGTAGCTGAGACTTGCCGCATCGTCTCTATTATATCCGCGTTGCGTGATTCTGCAAGGGGCACAGGGGACTACGTGTTCGCAGTCGATGGATGTGAGATCATAGACCAATGGCCCTGCTATGTCAGATCGAGAAAAGGTTACACAGAGCTTGGAATTAAAATGGCATCTTGCGGCTTGTCTTGTCCGCATAATCTGGATATGGAAACAGGATTCGCTATGCCTACCAATCATGTGCCAAGAAAGTAATGGCCGATGGGCACATGAAGCCTTCGTCCGTAGGCCTCACGCTATTGATATACTAGCAGAATCAATGCCGATATTCCCTGCAAGTCAGGAATTCTCGTGCAGGGCCTATTGTTGTGATCTGCATCGGATCCATAATATCCTCGTAGGGACAACTGGAGTGAAGATATAAAATGGCAGGCATCTTCCTTCattttaaataaagattCATGCTTAGGGAAACTGCCGTGCGAAATCCTACGATTCCAGCTAAACCATGACAGTGAAGGCAAACTCCGCAGATAGGTTTCACCCATCGAGCAAGCTCTATGCTGTGCTAAACTACAACTACGTCCTATTTCCATTAACCCAGCTTCTGACCTACTATGGTGAGTAGAATTTGCTTATCCACTAGATGGCCGAACTAACTTTCAAACAGCCCTTTTCAAGATCGCTCAAGCGACATGGTATTATGCGGTCGTCTCTCATGAGAATACCTGGCATTGGACGACGGCGGTCCACTTCCTGTTAAATGCTATTTTTGTCGTCAGCCAGTTCCCACCTTACGCCAATGTTTGGGGAATGTGTTTACCAATCCGAACATATAAGAAAAAGGAGGCAATAAGAAGGAGGCCTTTCCAGACACTGAGAATATGCCTTGTGACCAAGGGGACAAATTTCCAGGTACAAGCTCCTGCCATTGATAGCTATATGGGGATCGAGTACTAATATACTGCAGACGGTCCTCACATCTACAAGCCGCTGGAGCCGCCTAAAGCATCCTTCGTTACAGTTCCATGTTCTGGTTGATGGGGGGAACGGCCTCAAGTTCAAAGAAGCCCTGCCCTCGTACATCCATATAGATGATGTCCCCGATTCGTTTAAGCCCACGAGCGCCAAATACAAAGCCAGGGCGCTAGAATTCTTTCGCCGGAAGCACAGCCTCACCAAAAGTGACTGGGTATTGCATCTAGACGAGGAATCCGAAATCGACGAATACGTTATTGAAACCTGTCTGGACTTTATAGAACGGGGGACTGCGGAAGTTGGCATGGTGACTAATGGCCCGGCCCAGCTCCCTTGCACAGGATACATAATGACCTTTCGCTTAGGGGACAATCTTCTATAATGGCGCCAACCACTGGAAGAACGCATTTCTGTCTACAGGTGAAGTAATGCGGATAGCCGATGACTTTGGCCGTTTCCAACTGCCTGTCCGACTGCTCCAGCGGCCCTTGCTCGGCTGGATGCATGGGTCATGGATCCTCATCAATGGGGAGGTTGAAAACAGTGTCACCTGGGATACAGCCTGTATCGCGGAGGACTTTTGGTTTGCTTACCGGGCTGCGTCTCTTGGATACAAGTTTGGTTGGCTCCACGCCATTGTTCGAGAGCAGCCCCCTTGCACGTTCAAAGATTTCCTGAAACAGCGAAGACGGTGGTATACCGGTATTCTGTCAATAGACAGTGCTATTGTACGATTTATGCTTACAGCATCTATTCTCGGAGTGGCTTGCTTCTATATGTTGTAAGTTTTAACCCAACGCTCTGAGAGCCTTGCTGATTGATGTGCCCCATTGCAGCCCATTATATGGTCTTCTTGGCTACAGAATCCCGATGCCAAAATGGTACTTTTACTGGATACTCTGGAATGACGCAACGAATGTGCACGCACTGCTGGCATCTTCCATAATGCAGGATATGACCATGACAGATATCTCATGGATGGACATTGCGCTGAATGCTCTCAAGGCAGTGGCTTTGTCGCCGCTGGTGCACCTAATGCAAACAGTAGCTCTGATATCCTCCTGGATCCAGCCTTCCCAGGGATTTAAGGTGATTGAGAAGATCTAAGGATAGACAGTAGACCGCTCCATGTTTACTTGTACGAATGAAGGGAATCTCATTTCATGTCTGCAGCCCATATTTGAGTAGAAAGCCACTCACGAAGGATATCTGGCTATACGTATAGGAGTTTATTTGCTCTGATCGTGCCTCCCGTATCTGGAGTTGGACCCTTCCCTATAAGCTTATGGTTTATTTCGGGAAGGAACGATCATGGTTTAAAGAAGGAGCTCAGTCCTGGTCGTACCTGCCATATCGATAGAAAGCTGTGGTAGTGCTTCAGAATGGCCGAGCTGACTATAAAAATCATCTGCTGTACGGAGTTTAGGGTTACAGCAAACTTCTGCCCTACACCAATCACTTATATTCGAACCGCATTGATGTCATTATCTATGGAAGAGTTTCAAGAGTGTGCGCAATGATATGGTCAGATATTCTGAATAGAACACTTACAGCAGATCTCAAAATGTCTGGCCGACCTCGTCCTGGATGCCGGTTAATCGTGACGGCAGGTGCTGGAACCCAAAGTTGTACACAGTCCACGAACTTCCGAATTCAAAGCTCATAATATCAATCTCAATGTCGATACAAAACACATGCAGTCTATTCCACTTGATCGAGAGCATATACTGGTTACAGCAGCCCACTCCCTCTGGGAACAGCTGTCCTAGCTCTTGCTTATCCCCGAGGCTGATAATCCTTGCGATGATTTCGCCCGTTTCGTCGTAGTAGTCTGGTATTTTGATCTCAGTCGAGCTAGGCTTGATCGTCCATATATAAGGACAGCCGTGCCCGCACTGGGGAGCGACAGCAAAATGCCTGAAGGGGTCAATGGCGACTGTTTCGTGGTTCGAACCCTTTGATATTTCTGTCAAGTCTATAACTTCAACTCCCTGGTCGATGAATTTCCCATCAGCGTCAGAAGCAAACTTGCGGATCTTGGTCAACTTCgattcctcatcatcatcgtcgacctGACTGATGAGTGCAAATGCACTCTCGTTTGGTCGGCTCGAAACTACGACTTCCGTATCAAGCCAGAAGGCTATTTCGACCTCTAGCAGACGACTGCCATTTTTGGGATCAATGAGCTGAACAATATTCCAAGCCTTGATAGCGAAGATGATATCTCGCCCGGCAATGCGATGCACTTCGATCGCGGACACAGGGGCGAAATCAAGTATCGATGGGAGGCTATAGAGCCAGGTGTCTGTTTGGACATCATACAGTTCAATATCGGTATTCCTTTCTCCGTAGCGATAAATGGCTTCTGGCCCCATGTGTATCGTAGCATGTGCGTTGCGTTCCCCATTGGTCACAAAGCTCTTCCTGGACCATAGTTCGCCGCCTGTATTCAGGTCTAGCAGGTGTTCTCTAAGCCCAGTTAGTTTCAATATCCGAAAAGTCGATTGCACTGATATTATGTCAAGAAGCCATCGTCTTACCTATATTCGATTCCATCGGAGTCCGAACACCTGACTGTGACCAGAATAAGCCCACGAGAGTTTAAATTTAAAGCGTAAACCCTAAAGGGCCAGTCAGCTTCGAAATCCAATTTCTGATGAGGAAACGGCTTCCCTCCATCTTGGTAGTCAAGGCGTTGCCAGAAGATAGAGCCGCCATGTTTCCAGGCACGGTAGTCACCGGCCACTGTGCAGTAATATGAGTGAGAACAGTCCATGTCATTTTGACTCACTACCTTTCCAGAGACCCATCTTTCCCGAAGTTCGTATCCAATAGCTGAATCGTGATACAGATTGTCAGTGTCTAGTCTTCAAGTACGAAAGAGATACCGCTAGAAGGAAGACTTACCACATTGATTAAACATCCTGAATATCTCCTCACGATCTCCATTATCAGCATCAACTGCCTGCTTCCACTTGTCGGGAAAGTGCTGTCGCAGCCCCCAACTAGCAATACAGTCTTGCCAGTGTTTGCTAACCCGCTGACTGCGTGCCAGGTCGGAGATGCTTAAATTAGCCAGCACCAAAGCTGCGCAGTCCCAGACTAAAGCCTTTAGGGGATCAGTGGTAGAAGGAGACTGCTTCGGAGCTGGGGTTTCGATAGGCATTGTGTCGGGTAAGTGATATTCAAATTAGATTATCACGGAGTACGGAGCTGCTGTTTGGAGATATTTATAcctgaaaagaaaacaaccCAGTAAGAAGCACATTGTATTCTTTGTAACAAAGCTTTATGTTTCTTTGTCTACATCAACAAACAAGGTGGAGTCGGACAGTGCCACAAGGCCCGTTGTATATGGcctttgttgctgctgtgaGCAATCATTCAGGTCAAAGATCCCTCGGAGGAGGATAAATTTTCTTTTGCCCTAATGTATTTGATGAAGTTGGTCCTTGTAACTAGCTGTTACAGTCATAAGCGTCAGGAGCTAGGGTGATGCCAATAGAACGGGATTTCCCTAATTGTTTAACCATTCTGAGCATGTATCATTTATA is a window of Aspergillus puulaauensis MK2 DNA, chromosome 4, nearly complete sequence DNA encoding:
- a CDS encoding peroxiredoxin-like family protein (COG:O;~EggNog:ENOG410PIH5;~InterPro:IPR032801;~PFAM:PF13911;~go_process: GO:0055114 - oxidation-reduction process [Evidence IEA]), producing the protein MSGRITRSSFPSSTELRDAYNLELQSADKRSVRFGELILEKGEITTIIIFIRHFFCLYDQEYVRTVSSHLTKSVLETIPNTPGPIQLIIIGCGGPSLIVPYIGETSSSFPVYSDPDGKLYEKLHMRRTLDNIMQQPSYSQAGFWRSVGVAMKQMLWRGMGAFRGGRMDQNGGEFIFRGGKCEYAHRMENVGDHLTAEELLKILETCDGMKEVQ
- a CDS encoding uncharacterized protein (COG:S;~EggNog:ENOG410PZWE;~InterPro:IPR036047;~TransMembrane:1 (o20-39i);~go_function: GO:0005515 - protein binding [Evidence IEA]), encoding MPIETPAPKQSPSTTDPLKALVWDCAALVLANLSISDLARSQRVSKHWQDCIASWGLRQHFPDKWKQAVDADNGDREEIFRMFNQCAIGYELRERWVSGKVVSQNDMDCSHSYYCTVAGDYRAWKHGGSIFWQRLDYQDGGKPFPHQKLDFEADWPFRVYALNLNSRGLILVTVRCSDSDGIEYREHLLDLNTGGELWSRKSFVTNGERNAHATIHMGPEAIYRYGERNTDIELYDVQTDTWLYSLPSILDFAPVSAIEVHRIAGRDIIFAIKAWNIVQLIDPKNGSRLLEVEIAFWLDTEVVVSSRPNESAFALISQVDDDDEESKLTKIRKFASDADGKFIDQGVEVIDLTEISKGSNHETVAIDPFRHFAVAPQCGHGCPYIWTIKPSSTEIKIPDYYDETGEIIARIISLGDKQELGQLFPEGVGCCNQYMLSIKWNRLHVFCIDIEIDIMSFEFGSSWTVYNFGFQHLPSRLTGIQDEVGQTF
- a CDS encoding glycosyltransferase family 2 protein (COG:S;~EggNog:ENOG410PRDY;~InterPro:IPR001173,IPR029044,IPR027389;~PFAM:PF13632;~TransMembrane:4 (o20-39i334-363o378-399i420-440o);~go_function: GO:0019187 - beta-1,4-mannosyltransferase activity [Evidence IEA]) → MTVKANSADRFHPSSKLYAVLNYNYVLFPLTQLLTYYALFKIAQATWYYAVVSHENTWHWTTAVHFLLNAIFVVSQFPPYANVWGMCLPIRTYKKKEAIRRRPFQTLRICLVTKGTNFQTVLTSTSRWSRLKHPSLQFHVLVDGGNGLKFKEALPSYIHIDDVPDSFKPTSAKYKARALEFFRRKHSLTKSDWVLHLDEESEIDEYVIETCLDFIERGTAEVGMGTIFYNGANHWKNAFLSTGEVMRIADDFGRFQLPVRLLQRPLLGWMHGSWILINGEVENSVTWDTACIAEDFWFAYRAASLGYKFGWLHAIVREQPPCTFKDFLKQRRRWYTGILSIDSAIVRFMLTASILGVACFYMFPLYGLLGYRIPMPKWYFYWILWNDATNVHALLASSIMQDMTMTDISWMDIALNALKAVALSPLVHLMQTVALISSWIQPSQGFKVIEKI